The following coding sequences lie in one Vespula pensylvanica isolate Volc-1 chromosome 7, ASM1446617v1, whole genome shotgun sequence genomic window:
- the LOC122630309 gene encoding protein windpipe, protein MKTVGSFISFLLVILHNSSLTNCLCNLESETEAQCHKLEDVKYIDVFQLETLKVTKIDDALDPEILKNLTNLKHLDLSDGGLKRIEPGTFRTLVSLKSLDLSNNRLEYLNLSSLEGLHELRSLNLRRNNIAQLPVVLLRLKNLKHLDVHGNPLQCNCATLLVRDLLVTRGVKLSKKVTCVSPNSWKGSSLLKLETKKICREEQDDKEMLGDQPYQGSGDVGSGDVFDEIDADDEFQDISESSEKIPVQEIETPAPEIKQLSSMEPSTTASMVTTTEIISSINGTSHPTVTTESSLEKFMKESEELFFDSEEQKQKFTTEMSQKKPVKDSLFYPVEGSGDEGSGVEGSGFDIPSHDDEEADEKSESVEVYTSTTSSESLLDMIFGVFTGSTSTENKKEPSLEEEEFIDASPTKIVHEAGEVSVTKSVTKVTTASVPVASSTIGPELVVVNEADDMSKLGTIRLDEPTEVASINNELAEVSPARQSKKGMGSYVVLAALLVILAALIGFAAYKGDFCRKKRKRSDVENGTEMKDMQKSLLDTANQTQPKIASNGSPENMPLVDSTIEHEDTKESTGSQERTRSQNGHQDHLDHTDPVKPPRKVMGTQEETKPVQEALQDSISSKDESFSARTTPVESARTTSPRLSETNGPPLSPGAQRVKIILQENPDSVPKTPILITRTSVGDNLVKTP, encoded by the coding sequence atgaagacaGTAGGGAGCTTCATCTCGTTCCTCCTCGTTATTCTGCATAATTCGAGCTTGACGAATTGTCTGTGCAACTTGGAGAGCGAAACGGAGGCGCAATGTCACAAATTAGAGGACGTCAAATACATCGATGTCTTTCAATTGGAAACGTTGAAAGTCACAAAGATCGACGACGCGTTGGATCCGGAGATTTTAAAGAACTTGACCAATTTGAAACATTTGGATTTGTCTGACGGCGGTTTGAAAAGAATAGAACCTGGTACTTTTCGAACGTTGGTCAGCTTGAAGAGTCTCGACCTATCGAACAACAGATTGGAATACTTGAACTTGTCATCGTTAGAGGGACTACACGAGTTACGTAGTTTGAATCTTCGAAGGAATAATATCGCTCAGTTGCCAGTCGTATTGTTACGTTTGAAGAATCTGAAGCATTTGGATGTACATGGCAATCCGCTTCAATGTAATTGCGCAACGTTACTCGTAAGAGACTTGTTGGTAACGAGAGGTGTCAAGTTGTCGAAGAAGGTTACTTGTGTTAGCCCGAATAGCTGGAAAGGTTCGTCTCTTTTGAAGTTGGAGACAAAGAAGATTTGTAGAGAGGAGCAGGATGATAAAGAGATGTTAGGTGATCAGCCGTACCAGGGATCAGGGGATGTAGGTTCTGGCGATGTTTTTGACGAGATAGATGCCGATGATGAGTTTCAAGATATTTCGGAAAGTTCGGAGAAAATACCGGTTCAAGAGATCGAGACTCCAGCTCCGGAGATAAAGCAGTTATCCAGCATGGAACCATCCACGACTGCATCGATGGTAACGACAACGGAAATTATTTCCAGTATTAACGGAACTTCACATCCAACAGTAACAACCGAATCGtctcttgaaaaatttatgaagGAATCCGAAGAGTTGTTTTTTGATTCCGAGGAACAGAAACAAAAGTTTACTACTGAAATGTCACAGAAAAAGCCAGTGAAGGATAGTTTGTTTTATCCCGTTGAAGGATCGGGAGACGAAGGATCTGGTGTAGAGGGTTCTGGTTTTGATATACCGTCTCACGACGATGAAGAAGCCGATGAAAAATCAGAATCTGTCGAGGTCTATACGTCGACCACTTCTAGCGAAAGTCTTCTCGATATGATCTTTGGTGTATTTACTGGCTCGACTTCTaccgaaaacaaaaaagaacctagtctcgaagaagaagaatttataGATGCTTCGCCAACGAAAATTGTCCATGAAGCTGGAGAAGTGTCCGTTACAAAGTCGGTAACGAAAGTAACAACTGCGAGCGTTCCAGTTGCCTCTTCAACAATTGGTCCAGAATTAGTAGTAGTTAACGAGGCCGACGACATGTCGAAATTGGGTACGATACGTTTAGACGAACCAACCGAAGTCGCTAGTATAAACAATGAATTAGCGGAGGTGTCACCAGCGAGACAATCTAAAAAAGGAATGGGTTCTTACGTTGTCTTGGCTGCCTTGTTGGTCATTCTTGCGGCTTTGATCGGATTCGCAGCTTACAAGGGCGACTTTtgtaggaagaaaagaaaacggagtGACGTTGAGAATGGTACCGAAATGAAGGATATGCAGAAGTCTCTTTTAGATACGGCCAATCAAACGCAACCAAAAATAGCATCGAATGGTAGTCCGGAAAATATGCCATTGGTGGATAGTACAATCGAACACGAAGACACAAAAGAGTCTACGGGATCTCAGGAGAGAACCAGAAGTCAAAATGGTCATCAGGATCACTTAGACCATACGGATCCCGTGAAACCTCCAAGAAAGGTAATGGGTACACAGGAAGAGACGAAGCCCGTTCAAGAGGCTCTGCAGGACTCGATATCCTCGAAAGACGAATCATTTTCAGCGAGGACGACTCCTGTGGAATCAGCAAGAACGACCAGTCCGCGTCTTTCAGAAACAAACGGTCCACCCTTGAGTCCTGGAGCTCAAAGAGTAAAGATTATTCTTCAAGAGAATCCAGATAGCGTTCCAAAAACGCCTATACTCATAACGCGAACGTCCGTAGGTGATAATCTAGTCAAGACACCGTGA
- the LOC122630308 gene encoding protein artichoke translates to MELRKTMDLFVIHFLVIYHLQSLPLAHSFCPVRCLCYLGRRPRTVICSKQGLTKFPSNVTDIVEHLDLSNNLLTEITNDIERFKDLQYLNLARNQLRSLPDGIGNLSNLRKLDLSENNIDDVINIASINRLPSLSIIFLSKNPIKELKNLNNSVLQAVEASYCEIKQIDETTLKGLPDLINLSLRGNPLETIRKPFSKKLRWLDMSHCLLNYLNPDTFAGFSVLEELRLNNNPTLVYSTRYSTLQHMNLRQLDVSNCNLDRPGLHGLPLLTYAKLSRNMIRLLPNRIFARNRQLTHLFLNSNGIEHLNISSFEGLVKLHHLDLSANALELIHSSTFSDNIEFKSLNLSYNNLYQFPNVTSVLTSLDLSFNFIKTLERNSLKGMPKIKSLILSDNGLQRLPNGLQSSTLTTLNIRRNRLVELNNSSFVELPALEKIDVSGNSLTEAIDPNIFQNNIKLKTILLEDNPWRCDCMQLYFTFQYLTNPPAKTLSYSLICRSPANVSDYTWESACYNVWNGQLVYSNNRMWSFFLVCVFVLVVLVGTVTSIKHSIKMKRRALIERRRIDRMQGVERLRLLQLRNQERQEASEQQPEPRIHPLELIGPPSYEEAVQMPRLTHSLDTLNEVSVENISLTRLGSVDNLQNKRKRSRRSRKRIQSDDNLLRREERRIERLRRERSNSAGNVSENEQGLRMTNSIKSRSSSTRRQRRTNTIEELEESAGSGKGRPRPQTPSTRKKKRRTTIRDGHSTDDEDSDIQRIANNRSIVIRDLQREPRSGYREVQTECES, encoded by the exons ATGGAGCTCAGAAAAACGATGGACCTGTTCGTGATTCATTTCCTAGTGATTTACCACCTGCAAAGTTTGCCACTAGCTCACAGTTTTTGTCCCGTTAGATGTCTGTGCTACTTGGGTCGACGCCCGAGAACTGTCATATGTTCGAAACAGGGTCTGACAAAGTTTCCATCGAATGTAACCGACATT GTAGAACATTTGGATTTGTCAAATAATCTGTTGACAGAGATCACGAATGATATAGAACGCTTCAAAGATCTACAGTACCTAAACTTAGCTAGAAACCAATTACGCTCCTTACCAGACGGTATAGGAAACTTAAGTAATTTACGTAAATTAGATCTCTCggaaaataatatcgacgatGTAATCAATATAGCATCTATCAATCGACTACCTTCTTTGTCGATCATCTTCCTATCTAAAAATcctataaaagaattaaaaaacttGAACAATAGTGTCCTCCAAGCAGTAGAAGCGAGTTATTGTG aGATAAAACAAATCGACGAAACAACCTTGAAAGGATTGCCAGATTTGATAAACCTAAGCTTAAGAGGAAATCCATTGGAAACGATTCGGAAGCCATTCAGCAAGAAGTTACGATGGTTAGACATGTCCCATTgtcttttgaattatttaaatcctGATACTTTTGCTGGTTTCTCAGTTCTAGAGGAATTACGTCTGAATAATAATCCTACGCTCGTTTACAGTACAAG gTATTCTACTCTGCAACACATGAATTTGAGACAACTGGATGTTTCAAATTGTAACTTGGACAGACCAGGTCTTCATGGTTTGCCATTGTTAACATACGCGAAATTATCTCGAAATATGATACGTCTACTTCCAAATCGAATTTTTGCAAGGAATAGGCAACTGActcatctatttttaaattccaATGGAATAGAACATTTGAATATAAGTAGCTTTGAAGGACTGGTGAAACTTCATCATCTGGATTTATCAGCGAATGCTCTTGAGTTAATCCACTCTTCAACGTTTTCTGACAATATTGAATTCAAATCGCTCAATCTCTCATATAACAATCTGTACCAATTTCCAAATGTGACGTCGGTTTTGACGTCTTTAgatttatctttcaatttcaTAAAAACGTTAGAAAGGAATTCTTTGAAAGGTATGCCCAAAATAAAAAGTCTGATCTTAAGTGATAATGGACTACAACGTTTACCCAATGGATTACAATCCTCAACTTTGACAACGCTAAATATCCGAAGAAATAGACTCGTGGAATTAAATAACAGTAGTTTCGTAGAACTACCTGCACTTGAAAAAATCGACGTTTCAG GTAATAGTCTAACTGAAGCGATCGatccaaatatttttcaaaacaatatcaaattaaaaaccATTCTACTGGAGGATAATCCATGGCGTTGCGATTGCATGCAATTATACTTTACTTTTCAATATTTGACCAATCCACCTGCAAAAACGTTGTCTTACTCTTTGATCTGTCGAAGCCCAGCAAACGTCTCCGATTACACTTGGGAGAGTGCCTGCTACAACGTTTGGAACGGACAGCTTGTCTATAGCAATAACAGAATGTGGAGTTTTTTCTTGGTATGCGTATTCGTCCTGGTTGTTTTGGTGGGTACAGTCACGTCCATCAAACACTCGATCAAAATGAAGAGACGAGCTCTCATAGAAAGACGTCGTATCGATAGAATGCAGGGTGTTGAAAGACTAAGGCTCCTACAACTTAG GAATCAAGAGAGACAGGAAGCATCTGAGCAACAACCGGAGCCAAGAATTCATCCTCTAGAATTGATCGGACCGCCCAGTTACGAGGAGGCTGTACAGATGCCAAGACTGACGCACTCGTTGGATACATTAAACGAAGTTTCCGTAGAGAATATTAGTTTGACTAGATTGGGCTCTGTCGATAATTTacaaaacaagagaaaaagatcgagaagatCCAGAAAGAGAATCCAAAGCGATGACAATTTATTGAGAAGAGAAGAGCGTAGAATTGAAAGActcagaagagaaagaagtaactCTGCTGGTAACGTTTCTGAAAACGAACAAGGATTACGAATGACGAATTCCATAAAGTCTAGGTCTTCGTCTACTCGTCGACAAAGAAGGACAAATACTATAGAGGAACTCGAGGAATCTGCAGGTAGTGGTAAAGGTCGACCGAGACCGCAAACGCCAAGtactagaaagaaaaaacgtagaaCAACGATTAGAGACGGGCATTCAACGGATGATGAGGATTCCGACATCCAAAGAATCGCTAATAACAGGTCGATCGTCATCAGAGATCTACAGAGGGAACCAAGAAGTGGATATAGGGAGGTCCAAACCGAATGCGAATCTTAA